Below is a window of Carassius auratus strain Wakin unplaced genomic scaffold, ASM336829v1 scaf_tig00217159, whole genome shotgun sequence DNA.
TTAAACTTCAAACTTCCGCCTTATCCATTATGATTCTCCGCtccatgaactgtttttatgaagaggcacacaaccaatcaaaaggtaaattcatATATCTGCAATAGTCCAATTGATtcatttcttaaagcagtctttcacctgttgatacattttcaggtttgtgcatgaAAACCCAATATCTACGGTCCACTACTCCAAAAAGGTGAGTGTGCAACTAACATAGACATCTGTACAATGTTTTAGTTGTGTTAATGTTCCATGactgtattttcagatttctgcaatgttacacttcaaacttccgccttatccattatgattctccgctccatgaactgtttttatgaagaggcacacaaccaatcaaaaggtaaattcatATATCTGCAATAGTCCAATTGATtcatttcttaaagcagtctttcacctgttgataaattttcaggtttgtgcatcAAAACCCAATATCTCCTGTCCACTACTCCCAAAAGGTGAGTGTACAGATTGCTAAATGGTTTTTGTTGTGCAAACACTTTAATTATCAAGAAGTTAATTTTCCATGAAtgcattttcagatttctgcaattTACTACACATCAAACTTCCTTCTCCAATATGACTCTCCACCccatgaactgtttttatgaagaggcacacaaccaatcaaaaggtaaattcatATATCTGCAATAGTCCAATTGATtcatttcttaaagcagtctttcacctgttgatacattttcaggtttgtgcatgaAAACCCAATATCTACGGTCCACTTCTCCAAAAAGGTGAGTGTGCAACTAATATAGACATCTGTACAATGTTTCAGTTGTGTAAACACTATCAATCAGTTAATGTTCCATGactgtattttcagatttctgcaatgtTACACTTCAAACTTCCGCCTTATCCATTAAGATTCTCCGCtccatgaactgtttttatgaagaggcacacaaccaatcaaaaggtaaatgAATATATCTGCAATACTCAAATTGACtcatttcttaaagcagtctttcacctgttgataaattttcaggtttgtgcatcAAAACCCAATATCTCCTGTCCACTACTCCCAAAAGGTGAGTGTACAGATTGCTAAATGGTTTTTGTTGTGCAAACACTTTAATTATCAAGAAGTTAATTTTCCATGAAtgcattttcagatttctgcaattTACTACACGTCAAACTTCCTTCTCCGCTATGACTCTCCACCccatgaactgtttttatgaagaggcacacaaccaatcaaaaggtaaattaATATATCTGCAATACTCAAATTGACTAatttcttaaagcagtctttcacctgttgataaattttcaggtttgtgcatgaAAACCCAATATCTACAGTCCACTACTCCAAAAAGGTGAGTGTGCAACTAACATAGACATCTGTACAATGTTTCAGTTGTGTTAATGTTCCATGactgtattttcagatttctgcaatgtTACACTTCAAACTTCCACCTTATCCATTATGATTCTCCGCTCCActaactgtttttatgaagaggcacacaaccaatcaaaaggtaaattaATATATCTGCAATACTCAAATTGACtcatttcttaaagcagtctttcacctgttgatacattttcaggtttgtgcaatGCGTTACACTTCAAACTTGCACCTTATCCATTATGATTCTCCACtccatgaactgtttttatgaagaggcacacaaccaGAAGTTGATACTAATTTGACTTAACTTTTCTGCTTCCCTTTCTTACAGTGAATACAAAATCATTGTTCAAGTATCTTCAGAAAATGTCCCGGCAAAACTCTAAACCGATGCAGGCAGTCAATAGTCAAAGATATCACAAATGCATAACCACAAAAGTAACACAATTCTATATGAAATGTTGGATGGATGGCTTGTATTATATTTGGCCTATGTACAGCAAACTTAGATGCCAGCCAAAGGAGGATGGCTTGCCCCTGCTGAGTCTGGTTCCTCCCAAGGTTTCTCCCTATACCTCTCTGCTGATGATCCTCTTCACTAATTTAGGGAGTTtttccttgccactgttgccttCTGGCTTGCTCACTGGGGTTTTAAGGCACAAtattttcaatgtaaattgtTTGTAAAGAACAATAAATACATGATGAATTAGAATATACTTTTGTCCTTGCTTTCATAAACTTTAATGTAGTCTTTCAATgtccttttttttgtttactgatctacatttaattttatgtagaatttgtttaatatatattatttgacatCTCCGAGCACAATTCATATCACACGGTGTTACATAGAGAACACATGATAATGGATAAAATGATATAGTAGTCATTTTCTTTGCATTCAGGTTATTTCATTTGTACTATGAAATCTGGAATTGAAAGAAACTGGAATTGGAGAAAATAGTTAAAGTGATTATATTTAGTGTACACAACACAAGTATTCATGCTGTAAGGCTTAATTGATGATCCCATTTAAGTGTCTtgagtgtctttttttttcttttttcttttttttgattcTCAATGAAaccaacaaacataaaatgctttCTTATGGTATAAAATGGCAGGAGTTGACCCACTAAGTGcacattatttttgttcataaCTGTCAATTTAACAAGTATAAAACTTAGTGGAAATGTTGCAAAGATGTCCCCGTATTGTTGATCAGATGTTCTATTATTATGTCACCCCACAGAAGAATTGAAACCCTTTACCTCATCTGTGAGAGCACAATTCTTCTCATACCATGAAACATATGGCACACAGATACTATAATGCTGAAGatatctttttatataaaaaggaaCACCAATGAAGCATAAACTTGCATgctaacaaataatgtttttgaagcaTAGTGTAGAGCAAGAAGAGCAAATATGGCAACagtataatatacataaaaaacaagATCAGAAGTAGAGACgttcaaaaatgaacaaaaataaaatcctcATAAAATCCAACATCTGGAACAAACACAATATTGACCACCCTGGATTTGAAGCCCCAACCTTAGAGGGTTGAAACCAGCAGCTTAGAAGAGTGCACCACTCAGTCAATGCACATCACAGCATACTGTataagagaggttaaggtgtgagaatgatctcaaAACTTCGAAATCAAACAGAACATCAGATGAGAAAGACCAAAACACATTCTTGATTCAATGTGAACACAGAGAAAATCCAATGGCTTGAACAGAGGCAACATTAACCACCCTGGATTCGAACCTATGACCTTTTGGGTTTGGGACCACGACCTTAGCATAGTGAGCCACATTAGTTGATGCACATTTGACATGCCACataagagaggttaaggtgtgagaatgatctcaaAACTTCAAAATCAAACAGAGATTCCGATGAGAAAGACCAAGAAAATATTCTTGATTCAACACACAGAAAATTCAATGGCTTGAACAGAAACAACCTTGACAACcctggattcgaacccacaacctctcgggtttgggaccagtgccttagctaagtgcgccacattagttgacacactgtttgcatggcacagaagagaggttaaggtgtgagaattaactctcaaaagcccgaagcagcattttagccagattagcatgctacgctaaaaaatgctaacgttgctcaaagttaaccagatagctcaggagacccattagagtcaatagaaacgtgttagcattttagctaattagcatgctaagctaattagcataaatcaaccagcacaggcacggtcaacttcagagctgtacacgtcgggaacgggagtgaatatcaaaaatatgttcagtcatttctgtcaggcccggtctgaagttcatctgataaaattttggacaaaattgaacaagatttcagggaggagtagcgaaaaaactgtatttcattccattcaatatggtgGACAGACggcatattggaaaatgaaaattgagacatcatcagattcagcataacccacggaataaaatgacataaaaataacaaaaatttatcaacatttacagtagttataaggggttttgcaagaatcgttatatctcttgaacactaggtggcgctgtcttctaacttccggggtacctcaggcacatggtgttgatgatgcctatcgatttttgtgaagatatgttcagtagatcaaaagatatagcaatttatgacaaaattcaaaatggcggacgggtggtcctggtggtcttgacaaaattgacatccacagattcggaatgatctaaagaatccatagacatcaatataataattttctgacgaattgttcagaagttataagcaaaaaagtgcatttttggtatctcaacacccataggtggcgctattcccAAATTCGGCATGGACCCCCAGACCATGGTGTAGAcaaagtgtaccaagtttggttacgattgatcaaagtttggccgagatacagcatctcaaccgactTTAGGTCaacctcattaagttcacaattgaataacttttgaacaaagatgaaaatcaaaaatctgttcagtcatttctgtgcggctcagtccaaagaacatctgagccaaatttcagaagaattggaccaattttgaaggaggagtagtgtttagactgaatactgtacttttcaaaatggccgccactgtaatgggcggagtcttaatgtaaggtatggaatagaatctccatgaagagattgatcatatgtactaagttttattttcatagaattagtggttcaagagttattaacgtgtgaatgttgaatttttgaactggtggtggcgctgtagagttggtcctagagaccccaaagttggtcagatcactaataatggtcatctctacaagtgtgccaaatttcatcattttcccatgttcccttcatagggctgccatagacccccattggacgagaagaagaagaagaagaagaagaataataataataaatatagctgcaagcagcgataccggggccaagccctgaagggctgtagccagagcaacgagcgggacgaagcaaaaggGCCGAAACAGAGTGTACGTCAGGACAACCGATCAGTTCAGAAGTAGAGAAGTTTGAAATTGAACAGAACTTTAGATGAGaaagaacaaaaacatatttttgattgAAGGCAAACACACTCAGGAAATGCAAAGGCTTGAACAGAAGCTACATTAACTGCTCTTGATCCGAACCCATGAACTCAGAAACAACATTAACTGCCCTggattcgaacccatgacctcagAAGCTCACAACCAGCGGCTTAACAGACTGTACCACTGAGTTGTTACACATCCAGTGTGCTGCAGAAGAGAGGTTATGGTTAGAGAATGAGGTCACTAAAGaaagttgcctagcattttaaggtagtttagtcaatcctggcaaaatttacatccatagattcggcatgacccgaggaatagaaagacaccaagatcatgattttccaactaattgttcaaaagttataagcagaaatttgagtttttggtatctcacgacctataggtggcgctgttcccaactttgggatatattctcagtcCATAGTGTTGGTGAAGTGTAgcgagttttgtggcgattgatcaaagtacggccgagatatagcctTTCAAACAATTTCAGTTTAACACTGTTTACTTCAgggcatcataactctttttttgaccagtaggtcgaaaaattctgttcagtcatttctgtgcggctcggtccaaagatcgtctgaggaaattttgagaagaattgggccacatttgaaggaggagtagcgaaaaaacggaatactgtacttttcttaatggccttcactggaatggcaggaattttaatgtaaactattcaatgtgatcagcgtgaagagaggaatcaggtgtactaagttttatcttgatagaagaaggtgttcaaaagttataaggaaaaatgtgcatttatgctatatcataacccataggtggcgctgtgcccgaattcggcatgaaccctcagatcatggcgtagatgaagtgtatcaagtttagtttcgattgatcaatgtttggccgagatacagcatctcaaccgattttgggtcgacctcgttatgttcacaatttaattacttttcaacaaagatgaatatcaaaaatctgttcagtcatttctgtgcggctcggtccgaagatcgtctgtggcaaatttcagaaaaatcaatccacttttgaaggaggagtagcgtttaaatggaaacacttaattagattaatagcaattactgtaatggttggaaacttaatgtaaggtatagaatgtaatctgcaagaagagagtaatcatgtgtactaagttttatctgtctagaacaaagggttcaggagttattaaagtttcaaaactgaatatttgaactggtggtggcgctgtagagttggtcttagagaccccaaagttggtcagatcactattggtgaccatctctagaagtgtgccaaatttcatcattttcccatgttcccttcatagggctagcatagtgatcgattgtttttgctcgaaaattctaccaaaaacaatcgctaatatagctgcaagcagcgataccggggccaagccctgaagggctgtagccagagcaacgagcgggacgaagcaaaacggccaaaa
It encodes the following:
- the LOC113100076 gene encoding uncharacterized protein LOC113100076 isoform X3, which produces MILCSTNCFYEEAHNQSKGLCMKTQYLRSTTPKRFLQYVKLQTSALSIMILRSMNCFYEEAHNQSKGLCIKTQYLLSTTPKRFLQFTTHQTSFSNMTLHPMNCFYEEAHNQSKGLCIKTQYLLSTTPKRFLQFTTRQTSFSAMTLHPMNCFYEEAHNQSKDFCNVTLQTSTLSIMILRSTNCFYEEAHNQSKGLCNALHFKLAPYPL
- the LOC113100076 gene encoding uncharacterized protein LOC113100076 isoform X1 codes for the protein MILGSTNCFHEEAHNQSKGLCMKTQYLRSTTPKRFLQYVKLQTSALSIMILRSMNCFYEEAHNQSKGLCIKTQYLLSTTPKRFLQFTTHQTSFSNMTLHPMNCFYEEAHNQSKGLCIKTQYLLSTTPKRFLQFTTRQTSFSAMTLHPMNCFYEEAHNQSKDFCNVTLQTSTLSIMILRSTNCFYEEAHNQSKGLCNALHFKLAPYPL
- the LOC113100076 gene encoding uncharacterized protein LOC113100076 isoform X2; its protein translation is MILHPMNCFYEEAHNQSKGLCMKTQYLRSTTPKRFLQYVKLQTSALSIMILRSMNCFYEEAHNQSKGLCIKTQYLLSTTPKRFLQFTTHQTSFSNMTLHPMNCFYEEAHNQSKGLCIKTQYLLSTTPKRFLQFTTRQTSFSAMTLHPMNCFYEEAHNQSKDFCNVTLQTSTLSIMILRSTNCFYEEAHNQSKGLCNALHFKLAPYPL